In Chelonia mydas isolate rCheMyd1 chromosome 20, rCheMyd1.pri.v2, whole genome shotgun sequence, a single genomic region encodes these proteins:
- the MAP2K7 gene encoding dual specificity mitogen-activated protein kinase kinase 7 isoform X5, with product MAAWSPILLLLLWGQSAAAWHWALCQARPLSARHPVLGFWERIRAGTGCASRGRSATGREVHVLVLRGLAGRMGARQVSLELGPAPHGRAPIFVLSSRAPVVWSLQTAQVALGEQWTFQVSPGSRVSALGGVSVTETRLPQTPRGLLRWAHEEHGGVSSLAAYRGVNTVYVRLGDDGVSPGACKPRRNFLSPTHFASDVQPRPLLGCLTSDPPWDPEVHVILSKGARPRYEPYIRASSGAGIVGHCGSGLRGTSRAGGQWRAQGWDSGGGEGSCASGLRGTSKAEGGGGSPQQRQRGLWVKIEGHWQSWRALHPFCCSAPWQEMPSLADVGGGGSCHVSRPPAHLTVELQAPQGCCSPRLELIVVLKSEGTTNWLVRIHHMAGRLRVLASHKVSVSCTEPEPDLALSSSISLGLAYASDPMAWAMEQGLPGVTSYTEAEKVNRFLVIVGLDGDPKAPHPSIPPPRPAKISPMIWERSRAAPGGRSAVGLAGALSVACLSERVVAHVNKDILQVVLRGSRPGVAPGGSPLPARQAEDSSESIEFSCSSPSLSQPSRSAKPILDLPFHLGRILLSLEVYSSEAFTKAQGPCTVSANSRVFVEAALAAFDPWLSFSIRLCFLSPSSSSSLDSPYILVQGGCPAHPDVSLHPPHKAAAGQASPSGSQELQRLSFLLRPLYNDSIQFLHCRLALCAQEPQGQAGAYGGALPKCGPQARACTSSSVGEPGSGRFQHTFTKPIIVTVGSLGRATKPTPGTADPFLVPFPPAGRRGKVLKGETPPAPLPQGLELPTVVGIVFSAFVIGVSLTGGLWLIHSRTDPAEVPPPSPSAPAVPPALLAPDAGAVCAPLV from the exons ATGGCAGCTTGGAGCCcgatcctgctgctgctgctgtggggccagTCGGCAG CCGCCTGGCACTGGGCCCTGTGCCAGGCTCGCCCGCTGTCCGCTCGCCACCCTGTGCTGGGCTTCTGGGAGCGGATCCGTGCAGGCACGGGTTGCGCCAGCCGGGGGCGCTCGGCCACGGGCCGGGAGGTGCACGTGCTCGTCCTGCGGGGGCTAGCTGGGAGGATGGGGGCCAGACAG GTGAGCCTAGAACTGGGCCCAGCGCCCCACGGCAGAGCCCCTATCTTTGTGCTCAGCTCCCGAGCGCCCGTGGTCTGGAGCCTCCAAACGGCCCAAGTGGCTCTTGGGGAGCAATGGACCTTCCAG GTCTCCCCGGGGTCCAGAGTCTCAGCCCTGGGGGGTGTCTCTGTCACTGAGACCCGGCTGCCCCAGACCCCCCGAGGGCTCCTGCGCTGGGCGCATGAGGAGCACGGCGGGGTCAGCTCCCTGGCTGCGTATCGGGGCGTCAACACGGTCTATGTGCGGCTGGGAGACG ATGGGGTCTCGCCAGGTGCCTGCAAACCTCGCAGGAACTTCCTCTCCCCGACCCACTTTGCCTCTGACGTCCAACCACGGCCCTTGCTGGGCTGCCTGACCTCTGACCCCCCATGGGACCCCGAAGTTCACGTCATCCTCTCCAAAGGAGCCAGGCCCCGGTATGAACCGTATATCAGAGCATCCTCCGGGGCTGGAATAGTGGGGcactgcgggtcgggattgaggggcaccagcagagctgggggccagtggagagcccagggctgggatagcgggggaggggagggcagctgtgcatcaggattgaggggcaccagcaaagctgagggtgggggggggagcccacAGCAAAGACAGAGGGGGCTTTGGGTCAAAATAGAgggccactggcagagctggagggctcTCCACCCCTTTTGCTGCTCAGCCCCATGGCAGGAAATGCCCAGCCTAGctgatgttgggggtggggggtcctgccATGTCTCCAGGCCCCCAGCACATCTCACTGTGGAGCTCCAAGCGCCCCAAGGCTGCTGCTCCCCCCGGCTGGAGCTGATCGTGGTGCTGAAGAGCGAGGGCACCACCAACTGGCTGGTCCGAATCCACCACATGGCTGGGCGTCTGCGAGTCCTG GCATCCCACAAGGTCTCGGTCAGCTgcacagaaccagaaccagaccTGGCTCTGAGCAGCAGCATATCCCTGGGCCTGGCCTATGCCAGCGACCCCATGGCCTGGGCAATGGAGCAGGGGCTGCCTGGGGTGACATCTTACACGGAGGCCGAGAAGGTGAACAGGTTCCTTGTCATCGTGGGGCTGGATG GGGACCCCaaggctccccacccctccattccACCCCCCAGACCAGCCAAGATCTCCCCAATGATCTGGGAAAGGAGCCGAGCGGCCCCAGGAGGCAGGAGCGCTGTGGGGCTGGCGGGAGCTCTGTCTGTGGCGTGTCTGAGCGAGAGGGTGGTAGCTCATGTCAACAAGGACATACTCCAG gtggTGCTCCGGGGCAGCAGACCAGGGGTAGCGCCTGGGGGTTCCCCACTCCCAGCGAGACAGGCTGAAGATAGCTCGGAGTCCATTGAG ttctcctgctcctccccaagCCTGAGCCAGCCGTCCCGCTCTGCCAAGCCCATCCTGGATCTTCCCTTCCACCTGGGCCGTATCCTGCTCAGCCTGGAGGTCTACAGCTCggaggccttcaccaaggcccagggaccctgcacGGTGTCGGCCAACAGCCGCGTCTTTGTGGAA GCTGCTCTGGCTGCCTTCGACCCCTGGCTCAGCTTCAGCATCCGCCTCTGCTTCCTCTCGCCgagctcctcctcctcgctggACTCCCCCTACATCCTGGTGCAGGGGGGCTGCCCGGCTCACCCCGACGTCTCCCTGCACCCGCCCCATAAGGCGGCTGCAGGCCAGGCATCGCCCTCTGGCTCCCAGGAGCTACAGCGCCTCAGCTTCCTGCTCCGGCCCCTCTACAATGATTCCATCCAATTCCTGCACTGCCGCCTGGCCCTCTgcgcccaggagccccagggccaggctggggcctATGGGGGCGCCCTCCCCAAG TGTGGGCCCCAGGCCCGGgcatgcaccagcagcagcgtgGGGGAGCCGGGCAGCGGGCGGTTCCAGCACACCTTCACCAAGCCCATCATCGTAAcggtggggagcctgggcagagCCACCAAACCCACCCCAGGAACAG CAGATCCCTTTCTGGTGCCCTTTCCTCCggctggcaggagggggaaggtgcTGAAGGGAGAGACACCCCCTG cccccctgccccagggcctggAGCTGCCCACTGTGGTGGGCATCGTCTTCTCAGCTTTCGTCATTGGTGTCTCTCTCACTGGGGGGCTCTGGCTCATTCACTCCAGGACAG ATCCTGCTGAAGTGCCACCTCCAagtccctcagccccagctgtgccccctgcGTTGCTGGCACCTGATGCTGGTGCGGTCTGCGCCCCCCTGGTCTAG
- the MAP2K7 gene encoding dual specificity mitogen-activated protein kinase kinase 7 isoform X2 — protein sequence MAAWSPILLLLLWGQSAAAWHWALCQARPLSARHPVLGFWERIRAGTGCASRGRSATGREVHVLVLRGLAGRMGARQVSLELGPAPHGRAPIFVLSSRAPVVWSLQTAQVALGEQWTFQVSPGSRVSALGGVSVTETRLPQTPRGLLRWAHEEHGGVSSLAAYRGVNTVYVRLGDDGVSPGACKPRRNFLSPTHFASDVQPRPLLGCLTSDPPWDPEVHVILSKGARPRYEPYIRASSGAGIVGHCGSGLRGTSRAGGQWRAQGWDSGGGEGSCASGLRGTSKAEGGGGSPQQRQRGLWVKIEGHWQSWRALHPFCCSAPWQEMPSLADVGGGGSCHVSRPPAHLTVELQAPQGCCSPRLELIVVLKSEGTTNWLVRIHHMAGRLRVLASHKVSVSCTEPEPDLALSSSISLGLAYASDPMAWAMEQGLPGVTSYTEAEKVNRFLVIVGLDGDPKAPHPSIPPPRPAKISPMIWERSRAAPGGRSAVGLAGALSVACLSERVVAHVNKDILQAARLSPARVTLRDPSCAAQSNGTHFLLESSLAGCGALRIPALGPTSGIVRYQNAVVLRGSRPGVAPGGSPLPARQAEDSSESIEFSCSSPSLSQPSRSAKPILDLPFHLGRILLSLEVYSSEAFTKAQGPCTVSANSRVFVEAALAAFDPWLSFSIRLCFLSPSSSSSLDSPYILVQGGCPAHPDVSLHPPHKAAAGQASPSGSQELQRLSFLLRPLYNDSIQFLHCRLALCAQEPQGQAGAYGGALPKCGPQARACTSSSVGEPGSGRFQHTFTKPIIVTVGSLGRATKPTPGTDPFLVPFPPAGRRGKVLKGETPPAPLPQGLELPTVVGIVFSAFVIGVSLTGGLWLIHSRTDPAEVPPPSPSAPAVPPALLAPDAGAVCAPLV from the exons ATGGCAGCTTGGAGCCcgatcctgctgctgctgctgtggggccagTCGGCAG CCGCCTGGCACTGGGCCCTGTGCCAGGCTCGCCCGCTGTCCGCTCGCCACCCTGTGCTGGGCTTCTGGGAGCGGATCCGTGCAGGCACGGGTTGCGCCAGCCGGGGGCGCTCGGCCACGGGCCGGGAGGTGCACGTGCTCGTCCTGCGGGGGCTAGCTGGGAGGATGGGGGCCAGACAG GTGAGCCTAGAACTGGGCCCAGCGCCCCACGGCAGAGCCCCTATCTTTGTGCTCAGCTCCCGAGCGCCCGTGGTCTGGAGCCTCCAAACGGCCCAAGTGGCTCTTGGGGAGCAATGGACCTTCCAG GTCTCCCCGGGGTCCAGAGTCTCAGCCCTGGGGGGTGTCTCTGTCACTGAGACCCGGCTGCCCCAGACCCCCCGAGGGCTCCTGCGCTGGGCGCATGAGGAGCACGGCGGGGTCAGCTCCCTGGCTGCGTATCGGGGCGTCAACACGGTCTATGTGCGGCTGGGAGACG ATGGGGTCTCGCCAGGTGCCTGCAAACCTCGCAGGAACTTCCTCTCCCCGACCCACTTTGCCTCTGACGTCCAACCACGGCCCTTGCTGGGCTGCCTGACCTCTGACCCCCCATGGGACCCCGAAGTTCACGTCATCCTCTCCAAAGGAGCCAGGCCCCGGTATGAACCGTATATCAGAGCATCCTCCGGGGCTGGAATAGTGGGGcactgcgggtcgggattgaggggcaccagcagagctgggggccagtggagagcccagggctgggatagcgggggaggggagggcagctgtgcatcaggattgaggggcaccagcaaagctgagggtgggggggggagcccacAGCAAAGACAGAGGGGGCTTTGGGTCAAAATAGAgggccactggcagagctggagggctcTCCACCCCTTTTGCTGCTCAGCCCCATGGCAGGAAATGCCCAGCCTAGctgatgttgggggtggggggtcctgccATGTCTCCAGGCCCCCAGCACATCTCACTGTGGAGCTCCAAGCGCCCCAAGGCTGCTGCTCCCCCCGGCTGGAGCTGATCGTGGTGCTGAAGAGCGAGGGCACCACCAACTGGCTGGTCCGAATCCACCACATGGCTGGGCGTCTGCGAGTCCTG GCATCCCACAAGGTCTCGGTCAGCTgcacagaaccagaaccagaccTGGCTCTGAGCAGCAGCATATCCCTGGGCCTGGCCTATGCCAGCGACCCCATGGCCTGGGCAATGGAGCAGGGGCTGCCTGGGGTGACATCTTACACGGAGGCCGAGAAGGTGAACAGGTTCCTTGTCATCGTGGGGCTGGATG GGGACCCCaaggctccccacccctccattccACCCCCCAGACCAGCCAAGATCTCCCCAATGATCTGGGAAAGGAGCCGAGCGGCCCCAGGAGGCAGGAGCGCTGTGGGGCTGGCGGGAGCTCTGTCTGTGGCGTGTCTGAGCGAGAGGGTGGTAGCTCATGTCAACAAGGACATACTCCAG GCTGCCAGACTCTCCCCAGCCCGAGTGACCCTGCGGGACCCCAGCTGTGCAGCCCAGTCCAATGGCACCCACTTCCTGCTGGAGTCCTCCCTGGCCGGCTGCGGCGCCCTGCGCATCCCAGCCCTAGGCCCCACCTCGGGCATCGTGCGGTACCAGAACGCG gtggTGCTCCGGGGCAGCAGACCAGGGGTAGCGCCTGGGGGTTCCCCACTCCCAGCGAGACAGGCTGAAGATAGCTCGGAGTCCATTGAG ttctcctgctcctccccaagCCTGAGCCAGCCGTCCCGCTCTGCCAAGCCCATCCTGGATCTTCCCTTCCACCTGGGCCGTATCCTGCTCAGCCTGGAGGTCTACAGCTCggaggccttcaccaaggcccagggaccctgcacGGTGTCGGCCAACAGCCGCGTCTTTGTGGAA GCTGCTCTGGCTGCCTTCGACCCCTGGCTCAGCTTCAGCATCCGCCTCTGCTTCCTCTCGCCgagctcctcctcctcgctggACTCCCCCTACATCCTGGTGCAGGGGGGCTGCCCGGCTCACCCCGACGTCTCCCTGCACCCGCCCCATAAGGCGGCTGCAGGCCAGGCATCGCCCTCTGGCTCCCAGGAGCTACAGCGCCTCAGCTTCCTGCTCCGGCCCCTCTACAATGATTCCATCCAATTCCTGCACTGCCGCCTGGCCCTCTgcgcccaggagccccagggccaggctggggcctATGGGGGCGCCCTCCCCAAG TGTGGGCCCCAGGCCCGGgcatgcaccagcagcagcgtgGGGGAGCCGGGCAGCGGGCGGTTCCAGCACACCTTCACCAAGCCCATCATCGTAAcggtggggagcctgggcagagCCACCAAACCCACCCCAGGAACAG ATCCCTTTCTGGTGCCCTTTCCTCCggctggcaggagggggaaggtgcTGAAGGGAGAGACACCCCCTG cccccctgccccagggcctggAGCTGCCCACTGTGGTGGGCATCGTCTTCTCAGCTTTCGTCATTGGTGTCTCTCTCACTGGGGGGCTCTGGCTCATTCACTCCAGGACAG ATCCTGCTGAAGTGCCACCTCCAagtccctcagccccagctgtgccccctgcGTTGCTGGCACCTGATGCTGGTGCGGTCTGCGCCCCCCTGGTCTAG
- the MAP2K7 gene encoding dual specificity mitogen-activated protein kinase kinase 7 isoform X6, translating to MAAWSPILLLLLWGQSAAAWHWALCQARPLSARHPVLGFWERIRAGTGCASRGRSATGREVHVLVLRGLAGRMGARQVSLELGPAPHGRAPIFVLSSRAPVVWSLQTAQVALGEQWTFQVSPGSRVSALGGVSVTETRLPQTPRGLLRWAHEEHGGVSSLAAYRGVNTVYVRLGDDGVSPGACKPRRNFLSPTHFASDVQPRPLLGCLTSDPPWDPEVHVILSKGARPRYEPYIRASSGAGIVGHCGSGLRGTSRAGGQWRAQGWDSGGGEGSCASGLRGTSKAEGGGGSPQQRQRGLWVKIEGHWQSWRALHPFCCSAPWQEMPSLADVGGGGSCHVSRPPAHLTVELQAPQGCCSPRLELIVVLKSEGTTNWLVRIHHMAGRLRVLASHKVSVSCTEPEPDLALSSSISLGLAYASDPMAWAMEQGLPGVTSYTEAEKVNRFLVIVGLDGDPKAPHPSIPPPRPAKISPMIWERSRAAPGGRSAVGLAGALSVACLSERVVAHVNKDILQAARLSPARVTLRDPSCAAQSNGTHFLLESSLAGCGALRIPALGPTSGIVRYQNAVVLRGSRPGVAPGGSPLPARQAEDSSESIEAALAAFDPWLSFSIRLCFLSPSSSSSLDSPYILVQGGCPAHPDVSLHPPHKAAAGQASPSGSQELQRLSFLLRPLYNDSIQFLHCRLALCAQEPQGQAGAYGGALPKCGPQARACTSSSVGEPGSGRFQHTFTKPIIVTVGSLGRATKPTPGTADPFLVPFPPAGRRGKVLKGETPPAPLPQGLELPTVVGIVFSAFVIGVSLTGGLWLIHSRTDPAEVPPPSPSAPAVPPALLAPDAGAVCAPLV from the exons ATGGCAGCTTGGAGCCcgatcctgctgctgctgctgtggggccagTCGGCAG CCGCCTGGCACTGGGCCCTGTGCCAGGCTCGCCCGCTGTCCGCTCGCCACCCTGTGCTGGGCTTCTGGGAGCGGATCCGTGCAGGCACGGGTTGCGCCAGCCGGGGGCGCTCGGCCACGGGCCGGGAGGTGCACGTGCTCGTCCTGCGGGGGCTAGCTGGGAGGATGGGGGCCAGACAG GTGAGCCTAGAACTGGGCCCAGCGCCCCACGGCAGAGCCCCTATCTTTGTGCTCAGCTCCCGAGCGCCCGTGGTCTGGAGCCTCCAAACGGCCCAAGTGGCTCTTGGGGAGCAATGGACCTTCCAG GTCTCCCCGGGGTCCAGAGTCTCAGCCCTGGGGGGTGTCTCTGTCACTGAGACCCGGCTGCCCCAGACCCCCCGAGGGCTCCTGCGCTGGGCGCATGAGGAGCACGGCGGGGTCAGCTCCCTGGCTGCGTATCGGGGCGTCAACACGGTCTATGTGCGGCTGGGAGACG ATGGGGTCTCGCCAGGTGCCTGCAAACCTCGCAGGAACTTCCTCTCCCCGACCCACTTTGCCTCTGACGTCCAACCACGGCCCTTGCTGGGCTGCCTGACCTCTGACCCCCCATGGGACCCCGAAGTTCACGTCATCCTCTCCAAAGGAGCCAGGCCCCGGTATGAACCGTATATCAGAGCATCCTCCGGGGCTGGAATAGTGGGGcactgcgggtcgggattgaggggcaccagcagagctgggggccagtggagagcccagggctgggatagcgggggaggggagggcagctgtgcatcaggattgaggggcaccagcaaagctgagggtgggggggggagcccacAGCAAAGACAGAGGGGGCTTTGGGTCAAAATAGAgggccactggcagagctggagggctcTCCACCCCTTTTGCTGCTCAGCCCCATGGCAGGAAATGCCCAGCCTAGctgatgttgggggtggggggtcctgccATGTCTCCAGGCCCCCAGCACATCTCACTGTGGAGCTCCAAGCGCCCCAAGGCTGCTGCTCCCCCCGGCTGGAGCTGATCGTGGTGCTGAAGAGCGAGGGCACCACCAACTGGCTGGTCCGAATCCACCACATGGCTGGGCGTCTGCGAGTCCTG GCATCCCACAAGGTCTCGGTCAGCTgcacagaaccagaaccagaccTGGCTCTGAGCAGCAGCATATCCCTGGGCCTGGCCTATGCCAGCGACCCCATGGCCTGGGCAATGGAGCAGGGGCTGCCTGGGGTGACATCTTACACGGAGGCCGAGAAGGTGAACAGGTTCCTTGTCATCGTGGGGCTGGATG GGGACCCCaaggctccccacccctccattccACCCCCCAGACCAGCCAAGATCTCCCCAATGATCTGGGAAAGGAGCCGAGCGGCCCCAGGAGGCAGGAGCGCTGTGGGGCTGGCGGGAGCTCTGTCTGTGGCGTGTCTGAGCGAGAGGGTGGTAGCTCATGTCAACAAGGACATACTCCAG GCTGCCAGACTCTCCCCAGCCCGAGTGACCCTGCGGGACCCCAGCTGTGCAGCCCAGTCCAATGGCACCCACTTCCTGCTGGAGTCCTCCCTGGCCGGCTGCGGCGCCCTGCGCATCCCAGCCCTAGGCCCCACCTCGGGCATCGTGCGGTACCAGAACGCG gtggTGCTCCGGGGCAGCAGACCAGGGGTAGCGCCTGGGGGTTCCCCACTCCCAGCGAGACAGGCTGAAGATAGCTCGGAGTCCATTGAG GCTGCTCTGGCTGCCTTCGACCCCTGGCTCAGCTTCAGCATCCGCCTCTGCTTCCTCTCGCCgagctcctcctcctcgctggACTCCCCCTACATCCTGGTGCAGGGGGGCTGCCCGGCTCACCCCGACGTCTCCCTGCACCCGCCCCATAAGGCGGCTGCAGGCCAGGCATCGCCCTCTGGCTCCCAGGAGCTACAGCGCCTCAGCTTCCTGCTCCGGCCCCTCTACAATGATTCCATCCAATTCCTGCACTGCCGCCTGGCCCTCTgcgcccaggagccccagggccaggctggggcctATGGGGGCGCCCTCCCCAAG TGTGGGCCCCAGGCCCGGgcatgcaccagcagcagcgtgGGGGAGCCGGGCAGCGGGCGGTTCCAGCACACCTTCACCAAGCCCATCATCGTAAcggtggggagcctgggcagagCCACCAAACCCACCCCAGGAACAG CAGATCCCTTTCTGGTGCCCTTTCCTCCggctggcaggagggggaaggtgcTGAAGGGAGAGACACCCCCTG cccccctgccccagggcctggAGCTGCCCACTGTGGTGGGCATCGTCTTCTCAGCTTTCGTCATTGGTGTCTCTCTCACTGGGGGGCTCTGGCTCATTCACTCCAGGACAG ATCCTGCTGAAGTGCCACCTCCAagtccctcagccccagctgtgccccctgcGTTGCTGGCACCTGATGCTGGTGCGGTCTGCGCCCCCCTGGTCTAG
- the MAP2K7 gene encoding dual specificity mitogen-activated protein kinase kinase 7 isoform X1, producing MAAWSPILLLLLWGQSAAAWHWALCQARPLSARHPVLGFWERIRAGTGCASRGRSATGREVHVLVLRGLAGRMGARQVSLELGPAPHGRAPIFVLSSRAPVVWSLQTAQVALGEQWTFQVSPGSRVSALGGVSVTETRLPQTPRGLLRWAHEEHGGVSSLAAYRGVNTVYVRLGDDGVSPGACKPRRNFLSPTHFASDVQPRPLLGCLTSDPPWDPEVHVILSKGARPRYEPYIRASSGAGIVGHCGSGLRGTSRAGGQWRAQGWDSGGGEGSCASGLRGTSKAEGGGGSPQQRQRGLWVKIEGHWQSWRALHPFCCSAPWQEMPSLADVGGGGSCHVSRPPAHLTVELQAPQGCCSPRLELIVVLKSEGTTNWLVRIHHMAGRLRVLASHKVSVSCTEPEPDLALSSSISLGLAYASDPMAWAMEQGLPGVTSYTEAEKVNRFLVIVGLDGDPKAPHPSIPPPRPAKISPMIWERSRAAPGGRSAVGLAGALSVACLSERVVAHVNKDILQAARLSPARVTLRDPSCAAQSNGTHFLLESSLAGCGALRIPALGPTSGIVRYQNAVVLRGSRPGVAPGGSPLPARQAEDSSESIEFSCSSPSLSQPSRSAKPILDLPFHLGRILLSLEVYSSEAFTKAQGPCTVSANSRVFVEAALAAFDPWLSFSIRLCFLSPSSSSSLDSPYILVQGGCPAHPDVSLHPPHKAAAGQASPSGSQELQRLSFLLRPLYNDSIQFLHCRLALCAQEPQGQAGAYGGALPKCGPQARACTSSSVGEPGSGRFQHTFTKPIIVTVGSLGRATKPTPGTADPFLVPFPPAGRRGKVLKGETPPAPLPQGLELPTVVGIVFSAFVIGVSLTGGLWLIHSRTDPAEVPPPSPSAPAVPPALLAPDAGAVCAPLV from the exons ATGGCAGCTTGGAGCCcgatcctgctgctgctgctgtggggccagTCGGCAG CCGCCTGGCACTGGGCCCTGTGCCAGGCTCGCCCGCTGTCCGCTCGCCACCCTGTGCTGGGCTTCTGGGAGCGGATCCGTGCAGGCACGGGTTGCGCCAGCCGGGGGCGCTCGGCCACGGGCCGGGAGGTGCACGTGCTCGTCCTGCGGGGGCTAGCTGGGAGGATGGGGGCCAGACAG GTGAGCCTAGAACTGGGCCCAGCGCCCCACGGCAGAGCCCCTATCTTTGTGCTCAGCTCCCGAGCGCCCGTGGTCTGGAGCCTCCAAACGGCCCAAGTGGCTCTTGGGGAGCAATGGACCTTCCAG GTCTCCCCGGGGTCCAGAGTCTCAGCCCTGGGGGGTGTCTCTGTCACTGAGACCCGGCTGCCCCAGACCCCCCGAGGGCTCCTGCGCTGGGCGCATGAGGAGCACGGCGGGGTCAGCTCCCTGGCTGCGTATCGGGGCGTCAACACGGTCTATGTGCGGCTGGGAGACG ATGGGGTCTCGCCAGGTGCCTGCAAACCTCGCAGGAACTTCCTCTCCCCGACCCACTTTGCCTCTGACGTCCAACCACGGCCCTTGCTGGGCTGCCTGACCTCTGACCCCCCATGGGACCCCGAAGTTCACGTCATCCTCTCCAAAGGAGCCAGGCCCCGGTATGAACCGTATATCAGAGCATCCTCCGGGGCTGGAATAGTGGGGcactgcgggtcgggattgaggggcaccagcagagctgggggccagtggagagcccagggctgggatagcgggggaggggagggcagctgtgcatcaggattgaggggcaccagcaaagctgagggtgggggggggagcccacAGCAAAGACAGAGGGGGCTTTGGGTCAAAATAGAgggccactggcagagctggagggctcTCCACCCCTTTTGCTGCTCAGCCCCATGGCAGGAAATGCCCAGCCTAGctgatgttgggggtggggggtcctgccATGTCTCCAGGCCCCCAGCACATCTCACTGTGGAGCTCCAAGCGCCCCAAGGCTGCTGCTCCCCCCGGCTGGAGCTGATCGTGGTGCTGAAGAGCGAGGGCACCACCAACTGGCTGGTCCGAATCCACCACATGGCTGGGCGTCTGCGAGTCCTG GCATCCCACAAGGTCTCGGTCAGCTgcacagaaccagaaccagaccTGGCTCTGAGCAGCAGCATATCCCTGGGCCTGGCCTATGCCAGCGACCCCATGGCCTGGGCAATGGAGCAGGGGCTGCCTGGGGTGACATCTTACACGGAGGCCGAGAAGGTGAACAGGTTCCTTGTCATCGTGGGGCTGGATG GGGACCCCaaggctccccacccctccattccACCCCCCAGACCAGCCAAGATCTCCCCAATGATCTGGGAAAGGAGCCGAGCGGCCCCAGGAGGCAGGAGCGCTGTGGGGCTGGCGGGAGCTCTGTCTGTGGCGTGTCTGAGCGAGAGGGTGGTAGCTCATGTCAACAAGGACATACTCCAG GCTGCCAGACTCTCCCCAGCCCGAGTGACCCTGCGGGACCCCAGCTGTGCAGCCCAGTCCAATGGCACCCACTTCCTGCTGGAGTCCTCCCTGGCCGGCTGCGGCGCCCTGCGCATCCCAGCCCTAGGCCCCACCTCGGGCATCGTGCGGTACCAGAACGCG gtggTGCTCCGGGGCAGCAGACCAGGGGTAGCGCCTGGGGGTTCCCCACTCCCAGCGAGACAGGCTGAAGATAGCTCGGAGTCCATTGAG ttctcctgctcctccccaagCCTGAGCCAGCCGTCCCGCTCTGCCAAGCCCATCCTGGATCTTCCCTTCCACCTGGGCCGTATCCTGCTCAGCCTGGAGGTCTACAGCTCggaggccttcaccaaggcccagggaccctgcacGGTGTCGGCCAACAGCCGCGTCTTTGTGGAA GCTGCTCTGGCTGCCTTCGACCCCTGGCTCAGCTTCAGCATCCGCCTCTGCTTCCTCTCGCCgagctcctcctcctcgctggACTCCCCCTACATCCTGGTGCAGGGGGGCTGCCCGGCTCACCCCGACGTCTCCCTGCACCCGCCCCATAAGGCGGCTGCAGGCCAGGCATCGCCCTCTGGCTCCCAGGAGCTACAGCGCCTCAGCTTCCTGCTCCGGCCCCTCTACAATGATTCCATCCAATTCCTGCACTGCCGCCTGGCCCTCTgcgcccaggagccccagggccaggctggggcctATGGGGGCGCCCTCCCCAAG TGTGGGCCCCAGGCCCGGgcatgcaccagcagcagcgtgGGGGAGCCGGGCAGCGGGCGGTTCCAGCACACCTTCACCAAGCCCATCATCGTAAcggtggggagcctgggcagagCCACCAAACCCACCCCAGGAACAG CAGATCCCTTTCTGGTGCCCTTTCCTCCggctggcaggagggggaaggtgcTGAAGGGAGAGACACCCCCTG cccccctgccccagggcctggAGCTGCCCACTGTGGTGGGCATCGTCTTCTCAGCTTTCGTCATTGGTGTCTCTCTCACTGGGGGGCTCTGGCTCATTCACTCCAGGACAG ATCCTGCTGAAGTGCCACCTCCAagtccctcagccccagctgtgccccctgcGTTGCTGGCACCTGATGCTGGTGCGGTCTGCGCCCCCCTGGTCTAG